The following proteins are co-located in the Camelina sativa cultivar DH55 chromosome 12, Cs, whole genome shotgun sequence genome:
- the LOC104731504 gene encoding transcription initiation factor TFIID subunit 11-like, whose protein sequence is MKHSKDPFEAAIEEEQEESPPESPVGGGGGGGGDGSEEGRAEIDQTAEEDERPVDVRRPAKKSKTSVAVAEARNKDDDEEEEEENMEVELTKYPTSADPAKMAKMQTILSQFTEDQMSRYESFRRSALQRPQMKKLLIGVTGSQKIGMPMIIVVCGIAKMFVGELVETARVVMAERKESGPIRPCHIRESYRRLKLEGKVPKRSVPRLFR, encoded by the exons ATGAAACATTCCAAGGATCCATTTGAAGCAGCAATTGAGGAGGAGCAAGAGGAGTCTCCGCCGGAATCACCAGttggcggcggcggaggaggaggaggcgatGGTAGTGAAGAGGGAAGAGCAGAAATCGATCAGACAGCGGAGGAAGATGAGAGACCTGTAGATGTTCGCCGTCCGGCAAAGAAGTCTAAAACCTCCGTTGCTGTTGCCGAAGCGAGGAACAaagatgacgatgaagaagaagaggaagagaatatGGAAGTTGAGCTTACTAAATACCCAACTAGTGCTGACCCTGCTAAGATGGCTAAAATGCA AACCATATTGTCGCAATTCACTGAGGATCAGATGAGTAGATATGAATCTTTTAGGAGATCTGCACTTCAAAGACCACAGATGAAGAAG TTGTTGATAGGTGTCACAGGGAGTCAGAAGATTGGTATGCCAATGATTATTGTTGTCTGTGGTATAGCTAAGATGTTCGTTGGTGAACTCGTTGAAACAG CTCGAGTTGTTATGGCGGAAAGGAAAGAATCAGGACCTATAAGACCTTGTCATATCAGGGAGTCCTATCGTAGACTAAAGCTTGAAGGAAAAGTGCCTAAACGATCAGTTCCTCGGCTCTTCCGCTAG
- the LOC104731505 gene encoding leucine-rich repeat receptor-like serine/threonine-protein kinase BAM3, producing the protein MADKIFTFFLILSSISLFFSSLLCSSSSSTSPLNLSLIKQAKVLVSLKQSFDSYDPSLDSWNIPNFNSLCSWTGVSCDNLNQSITRLDISNLNISGTLSPVISRLPPSLVFLDVSSNSFSGQLPNEIYDLSSLEVLNISSNVFEGELEPRWFSQMTQLVVLDTYDNSFNGSLPLSLTKLTRLEHLDLGGNYFDGEIPRSYGGFLCLKFLSLSGNDLRGRIPSELANITTLQQLYLGYYNDYRGGIPADFGKLINLVHLDLANCSLKGSIPAELGNLKNLEVLFLQTNELTGFVPRELGNMTSLKTLDLSNNFLEGEIPLELSGLQKLQLFNLFFNRLHGEIPEFVSQLPDLQILKLWHNNFTGKIPPKLGSNGQLIEIDLSTNKLTGLIPESLCFGRRLKILILFNNFLFGPLPEDLGQCEPLWRFRLGQNFLTSKLPKGLIYLPNLSLLELQNNFLTGEIPEVEAGNERFSSLTQINLSNNRLSGPVPGSIRNLRSLQILLLGSNRFTGQIPGEIGSLKSLLKIDMSRNNFSGKFPPELGDCMSLTYLDLSHNQISGQIPVQISQIRILNYLNVSWNSLNQSLPIEIGYMKSLTSADFSHNNFSGSVPTSGQFSYFNNTSFLGNPFLCGFSSNPCNGSQNQSQSQLLNQKNARSHGEISSKFKLFFGLGLLGFFLVFVVLAVVKNRRMRQNNPNLWKLIGFQKLGFRSEHILECVKENHVIGKGGAGIVYKGVMPNGEEVAVKKLLTITKGSSHDNGLAAEIQTLGRIRHRNIVRLLAFCSNKDVNLLVYEYMPNGSLGEVLHGKAGVFLKWETRLQIALEAAKGLCYLHHDCSPLIIHRDVKSNNILLGPEFEAHVADFGLAKFMRQDNGASECMSSIAGSYGYIAPEYAYTLRIDEKSDVYSFGVVLLELITGRKPVDNFGEEGIDIVQWSKIQTNCNRQGVVKIIDQRLSNVPLGEAMELFFVAMLCVQEHSVERPTMREVVQMISQAKQPNTF; encoded by the exons ATGGCAGACAagatcttcactttcttcctaaTCTTGTCttcaatctctctgtttttctcttctcttctttgttcttcttcttcttcgacttcacCTCTTAATCTCTCACTAATTAAACAAGCCAAAGTCCTTGTCTCTCTAAAGCAAAGCTTTGATTCCTATGATCCTTCTCTTGATTCTTGGAACATTCCAAATTTCAATTCTCTCTGTTCTTGGACTGGTGTTTCTTGTGACAACTTGAATCAGTCCATTACTCGTCTAGACATCTCTAATCTCAACATCTCCGGCACTCTCTCCCCGGTTATATCCCGTCTTCCGCCGTCTCTCGTTTTCCTCGACGTGTCTTCAAACAGTTTCTCCGGTCAGCTTCCTAATGAGATCTATGATCTCTCGAGCCTCGAGGTGTTAAACATCTCTAGCAATGTTTTTGAAGGAGAGCTTGAGCCACGTTGGTTCAGTCAAATGACTCAGCTTGTGGTTCTTGACACTTACGACAACAGCTTCAACGGATCACTTCCACTAAGTCTGACCAAACTCACTCGTCTCGAGCACTTAGATCTCGGAGGAAACTACTTCGACGGTGAGATACCTAGAAGCTACGGAGGTTTCTTGTGTCtcaagtttctttctttatctGGTAATGATCTCCGTGGGAGGATCCCTAGCGAGCTAGCGAATATCACCACTCTTCAACAGCTTTACTTAGGTTACTACAACGATTACCGCGGCGGGATACCTGCAGATTTCGGGAAACTGATCAATCTTGTTCATTTGGATTTAGCTAACTGCAGCTTGAAAGGATCAATTCCTGCAGAACTTGGGAATCTCAAGAACTTGGAGGTTCTGTTTCTTCAGACCAATGAGCTCACAGGCTTTGTTCCTCGTGAGTTAGGGAACATGACAAGCCTCAAGACTCTTGATCTCTCCAACAACTTTCTAGAAGGAGAGATTCCTCTGGAGCTATCTGGACTTCAAAAGCTTCAGTTGTTTAACCTCTTCTTCAACAGATTACATGGAGAGATCCCTGAGTTCGTATCTCAGCTTCCCGATCTGCAAATCCTCAAGCTTTGGCACAACAACTTCACCGGAAAGATTCCTCCTAAACTCGGATCAAACGGGCAGTTGATCGAGATCGACTTGTCTACCAATAAGCTCACAGGTTTGATCCCTGAATCACTCTGTTTCGGAAGAAGACTAAAGATTCTCATTCTCTTCAACAACTTCTTGTTCGGTCCTCTCCCTGAAGATCTTGGCCAATGTGAGCCGTTATGGAGATTTCGTCTCGGACAAAACTTTCTGACTAGTAAATTGCCAAAGGGGTTGATTTATTTACCGAATCTTTCACTTCTTGAGCTTCAAAACAACTTCTTGACTGGAGAAATCCCTGAAGTCGAGGCGGGAAATGAACGGTTTTCGAGCCTCACACAAATCAATCTATCCAATAACCGGTTGTCTGGACCGGTTCCTGGTTCGATCAGAAACCTCAGAAgccttcagattcttcttctcggCTCTAACAGATTCACAGGACAGATCCCTGGCGAAATCGGAAGTTTGAAGAGTCTTCTCAAGATTGACATGAGCAGAAACAACTTCTCAGGCAAGTTTCCTCCTGAGCTTGGTGATTGTATGTCACTCACATACTTGGATTTGAGTCATAACCAGATCTCTGGCCAGATTCCGGTTCAGATTTCGCAGATTCGGATTCTAAACTATCTGAATGTCTCTTGGAACTCCTTAAACCAAAGCCTTCCCATCGAAATCGGATACATGAAGAGCTTAACATCAGCAGATTTCTCACACAACAACTTCTCCGGTTCAGTACCAACTTCAGGGCAATTCTCTTACTTCAACAACACGTCATTCCTCGGAAACCCTTTTCTCTGTGGATTTTCTTCAAACCCTTGCAACGGTTCTCAAAACCAATCTCAATCTCAGCTACTCAACCAGAAGAACGCAAGATCCCACGGTGAAATCTCCTCAAAATTCAAGTTGTTTTTCGGGTTAGGCCTACTAGGGTTTTTCTTGGTGTTCGTCGTTTTAGCTGTGGTCAAGAACCGGAGAATGAGACAGAACAATCCGAATCTATGGAAGCTCATAGGGTTTCAAAAGCTCGGATTCAGAAGCGAACACATTTTAGAATGTGTTAAAGAGAACCATGTGATTGGTAAAGGCGGTGCGGGGATTGTCTACAAAGGCGTAATGCCAAACGGAGAAGAGGTTGCAGTCAAGAAGCTCTTAACCATAACCAAAGGATCATCTCACGACAACGGTTTAGCAGCAGAGATTCAGACATTAGGTAGAATCAGACACAGGAACATAGTGAGATTGCTAGCGTTTTGTTCCAACAAAGACGTCAATCTCCTTGTTTACGAGTATATGCCTAATGGTAGCCTCGGAGAAGTCTTGCACGGGAAAGCTGGAGTGTTTCTGAAATGGGAAACACGGTTACAAATAGCGTTGGAGGCAGCAAAGGGGTTGTGTTATCTTCACCATGATTGCTCGCCTCTTATAATTCACCGTGATGTGAAGTCAAACAATATCTTGTTGGGTCCTGAGTTTGAAGCTCATGTCGCTGATTTTGGGCTCGCTAAGTTTATGAGGCAAGACAATGGAGCTTCAGAGTGTATGTCCTCGATCGCAGGCTCGTACGGCTACATCGCTCCAG AATATGCATATACACTGAGAATAGACGAGAAGAGCGATGTATACAGCTTTGGAGTAGTGTTATTGGAGCTGATAACGGGTCGAAAACCAGTAGATAACTTTGGGGAAGAAGGGATAGACATTGTGCAATGGTCAAAGATTCAGACAAACTGTAATAGACAAGGTGTGGTGAAGATCATTGACCAGAGATTGAGCAATGTGCCATTAGGAGAAGCCATGGAACTGTTCTTTGTCGCAATGCTATGTGTTCAAGAACATAGTGTTGAGAGACCGACCATGAGAGAAGTTGTCCAGATGATATCTCAGGCTAAACAGCCCAATACTTTCTAA
- the LOC104731502 gene encoding membrane-bound transcription factor site-2 protease homolog isoform X2: MEYIAVFIAAIFPGGLVAFDHDVLQSLPSFNALRIYCAGIWHNAVFCALCVFALFLLPLMLSPFYKHGESLTVMDVPSVSPLFGYMSPGDVIVSLDGIQVHKPSEWLELAAILDKQNSETSNASLYLGGSRRFHHGKGYCVPISLIEQGFKGKMVENQFVCPGDLTAFLPMPCSDAAHKEGSVCLDAKDIVKLNKCGDGWVTTSDTDIKSDCVCSQGESCLQAMQTPGVSWTEITYRKTSSQDCSRLGRDFNTSSCLGTFVFVGDLIRMSRSVRLTAYHPRWRLNIFAKSFPDILEKSLTCTFHVSLALVLLNSLPVYYLDGESILESSLQSFTWLSPRKKKTTLRVCLVGGSLLSLFAVFKIFLISLPQSGQW; encoded by the exons ATGGAATACATTGCCGTTTTCATTGCAGCTATATTTCCAGGAGGTCTTGTAGCTTTTGATCATGATGTCTTGCAATCACTTCCAAGCTTTAACGCTCTTCGTATCTACTGTGCCGGTATTTGGCATAATGCAGTG TTCTGTGCACTATGtgtgtttgctttgtttctctTGCCTCTGATGTTGTCTCCGTTTTACAAACACGGTGAAAGCCTCACG GTTATGGATGTGCCTTCTGTGTCGCCATTGTTTGGTTACATGTCTCCTGGAGATGTTATTGTATCATTGGATGGCATACAAGTCCATAAACCTAGTGAGTGGCTAGAACTGGCAGCGATTTTGGATAAGCAAAACAGTGAAACATCGAATGCTTCTTTGTATCTTGGAGGGTCAAGGAGATTTCATCACGGGAAGGGTTACTGTGTCCCTATCTCTTTGATTGAACAAGGGTTCAAGGGGAAAATGGTTGAGAACCAATTTGTTTGTCCCGGTGATCTCACTGCATTCTTACCAATGCCATGCTCAGATGCAGCACACAAGGAGGGTTCTGTTTGTTTGGATGCGAAGGATATTGTCAAGCTTAACAAATGCGGTGACGGATGGGTGACAACATCAGACACTGATATTAAAAGTGACTGCGTGTGTTCACAG GGCGAATCGTGTTTACAAGCAATGCAAACTCCAGGCGTGTCATGGACAGAAATTACTTATAGAAAAACCTCATCACAGGATTGTTCTAGGCTTGGTCGAGATTTCAATACATCATCTTGTCTTGGCACGTTTGTTTTTGTCGGTGATCTGATTCGCATGTCGAGATCAGTTCGTTTAACTGCATATCATCCTCGTTGGCGATTAAACATCTTTGCCAAATCCTTCCCGGATATCCTAGAAAAGAGCTTGACCTGCACATTCCATGTCTCTCTTGCACTAGTGCTTCTGAACAGCTTACCT gtGTATTACCTTGATGGTGAATCCATTTTAGAATCTAGTCTTCAGTCTTTCACTTGGTTAAgcccaagaaagaagaagacaactcTTCGAGTATGCCTTGTGGGAGGgagtcttctctctctcttcgccgTATTCAAAATCTTCCTTATCAGTTTACCTCAGAGTGGCCAATGGTAG
- the LOC104731503 gene encoding ras guanine nucleotide exchange factor R-like isoform X2 → MMRYQRVSPDCLPHTTNGSKKPYLRPSPSNDDTTTVITTTTSIAAGRGFNAGSSSCTTTTSSLDGIPKGVRFRSTSQQQQQQEEHDPSPSRRGGDVLLQWGQRKRSRASRAEIRSITADDSSSSSGQGKIQSNKLQRRSVNPSMPPPPPPAPPVFTSRSTNPRNGFVVGKESFFPSSSRNLEDRSANGSPSRNNNNMNGRMMSRSGGGSKRSPPSPDQIEKRSSLLRDQRQNGFDHQQQQHQRVVRSESTAQGHHHPEVEMNGGEREKATQEWPRIYIALSRKEKEEDFLVMKGTKLPHRPRKRAKNIDKALQFCFPGMWLSDLTKNRYEVREKKNVKKQPKRRGLKGMENLDTDSE, encoded by the exons ATGATgag gTATCAAAGAGTAAGCCCAGATTGTCTTCCCCATACAACAAATGGAAGCAAGAAGCCTTACTTAAGACCATCACCATCAAACGACGACACAACCACCGTCATTACCACCACAACCTCAATCGCCGCCGGAAGAGGATTCAACGCCGGATCATCATCGTGCACAACAACAACCTCTTCCTTAGATGGAATCCCCAAAGGAGTCCGATTCAGATCCACctcccaacaacaacaacagcaagaaGAACATGATCCTAGTCCAAGCCGTCGCGGCGGAGATGTGCTGTTACAGTGGGGACAACGAAAACGATCGAGAGCTTCCAGAGCCGAGATCCGATCCATCACAGCTGAtgactcttcatcttcttcaggaCAAGGTAAGATTCAATCGAACAAACTCCAGAGACGATCGGTGAATCCTTCTatgccaccaccaccaccaccagctcCTCCGGTTTTCACTAGCCGGAGTACTAACCCTAGAAACGGTTTCGTCGTCGGCAAGGAATCTTTCTTCCCTTCTTCCTCCAG GAATCTAGAAGATCGATCAGCCAACGGATCACCATcaaggaacaacaacaacatgaacGGCCGTATGATGTCCAGATCGGGTGGTGGCTCAAAGCGATCTCCACCTTCACCTGACCAAATCGAGAAGAGATCAAGCCTACTTAGAGATCAGAGACAAAACGGGTTTGATCATCAACAACAGCAGCATCAGAGAGTGGTCAGATCAGAATCAACGGCTCAGGGTCATCATCATCCAGAAGTGGAGATGaatggaggagagagagagaaagcaacgCAAGAGTGGCCAAGGATCTACATTGCTTTGTCTaggaaagagaaggaagaagatttcTTGGTTATGAAAGGAACTAAGCTCCCTCATAGACCCAGGAAACGTGCTAAGAACATTGATAAAGCCCTTCAG TTTTGTTTCCCAGGGATGTGGTTATCTGATTTGACCAAGAACCGTTATGAAGTTAGGGAgaagaaaaatgtgaagaag CAACCAAAACGGAGAGGATTGAAAGGCATGGAGAATTTGGACACCGACTctgaataa
- the LOC104731502 gene encoding membrane-bound transcription factor site-2 protease homolog isoform X1, with protein sequence MEISGRRVRRFRMRFRRDHLACGDNMENEASCCYCDFKIFNFNEPIFRIGRRFSGVMKIWFSIGLGFGVASLFLVTMFLLLQFHPNPLFSNRLTSAVFGFSPSTLVSLSGIAYVFVSTVITVSVHELGHALAAASEGIQMEYIAVFIAAIFPGGLVAFDHDVLQSLPSFNALRIYCAGIWHNAVFCALCVFALFLLPLMLSPFYKHGESLTVMDVPSVSPLFGYMSPGDVIVSLDGIQVHKPSEWLELAAILDKQNSETSNASLYLGGSRRFHHGKGYCVPISLIEQGFKGKMVENQFVCPGDLTAFLPMPCSDAAHKEGSVCLDAKDIVKLNKCGDGWVTTSDTDIKSDCVCSQGESCLQAMQTPGVSWTEITYRKTSSQDCSRLGRDFNTSSCLGTFVFVGDLIRMSRSVRLTAYHPRWRLNIFAKSFPDILEKSLTCTFHVSLALVLLNSLPVYYLDGESILESSLQSFTWLSPRKKKTTLRVCLVGGSLLSLFAVFKIFLISLPQSGQW encoded by the exons ATGGAGATTTCAGGACGGCGAGTGAGAAGATTCAGGATGAGATTCCGAAGAGACCACCTCGCCTGCGGCGACAACATGGAAAACGAAGCTTCATGCTGTTACTGCGACTTCAAGATCTTTAATTTCAACGAACCTATCTTCCGTATCGGACGGCGATTCTCCGGCGTGATGAAAATCTGGTTCTCAATCGGACTCGGATTCGGCGTCGCTTCTCTTTTCCTAGTCACcatgttccttcttcttcagtttcACCCTAACCCTTTGTTCTCCAATCGTCTCACTTCCGCCGTATTCGGTTTCTCTCCTTCCACG CTTGTATCATTATCCGGCATTGCCTATGTATTCGTTTCCACTGTTATTACTGTTTCAGTTCATGAACTTGGCCATGCTCTTGCTGCTGCTAG TGAAGGAATACAGATGGAATACATTGCCGTTTTCATTGCAGCTATATTTCCAGGAGGTCTTGTAGCTTTTGATCATGATGTCTTGCAATCACTTCCAAGCTTTAACGCTCTTCGTATCTACTGTGCCGGTATTTGGCATAATGCAGTG TTCTGTGCACTATGtgtgtttgctttgtttctctTGCCTCTGATGTTGTCTCCGTTTTACAAACACGGTGAAAGCCTCACG GTTATGGATGTGCCTTCTGTGTCGCCATTGTTTGGTTACATGTCTCCTGGAGATGTTATTGTATCATTGGATGGCATACAAGTCCATAAACCTAGTGAGTGGCTAGAACTGGCAGCGATTTTGGATAAGCAAAACAGTGAAACATCGAATGCTTCTTTGTATCTTGGAGGGTCAAGGAGATTTCATCACGGGAAGGGTTACTGTGTCCCTATCTCTTTGATTGAACAAGGGTTCAAGGGGAAAATGGTTGAGAACCAATTTGTTTGTCCCGGTGATCTCACTGCATTCTTACCAATGCCATGCTCAGATGCAGCACACAAGGAGGGTTCTGTTTGTTTGGATGCGAAGGATATTGTCAAGCTTAACAAATGCGGTGACGGATGGGTGACAACATCAGACACTGATATTAAAAGTGACTGCGTGTGTTCACAG GGCGAATCGTGTTTACAAGCAATGCAAACTCCAGGCGTGTCATGGACAGAAATTACTTATAGAAAAACCTCATCACAGGATTGTTCTAGGCTTGGTCGAGATTTCAATACATCATCTTGTCTTGGCACGTTTGTTTTTGTCGGTGATCTGATTCGCATGTCGAGATCAGTTCGTTTAACTGCATATCATCCTCGTTGGCGATTAAACATCTTTGCCAAATCCTTCCCGGATATCCTAGAAAAGAGCTTGACCTGCACATTCCATGTCTCTCTTGCACTAGTGCTTCTGAACAGCTTACCT gtGTATTACCTTGATGGTGAATCCATTTTAGAATCTAGTCTTCAGTCTTTCACTTGGTTAAgcccaagaaagaagaagacaactcTTCGAGTATGCCTTGTGGGAGGgagtcttctctctctcttcgccgTATTCAAAATCTTCCTTATCAGTTTACCTCAGAGTGGCCAATGGTAG
- the LOC104731503 gene encoding ras guanine nucleotide exchange factor R-like isoform X1, producing MMRYQRVSPDCLPHTTNGSKKPYLRPSPSNDDTTTVITTTTSIAAGRGFNAGSSSCTTTTSSLDGIPKGVRFRSTSQQQQQQEEHDPSPSRRGGDVLLQWGQRKRSRASRAEIRSITADDSSSSSGQGKIQSNKLQRRSVNPSMPPPPPPAPPVFTSRSTNPRNGFVVGKESFFPSSSRNLEDRSANGSPSRNNNNMNGRMMSRSGGGSKRSPPSPDQIEKRSSLLRDQRQNGFDHQQQQHQRVVRSESTAQGHHHPEVEMNGGEREKATQEWPRIYIALSRKEKEEDFLVMKGTKLPHRPRKRAKNIDKALQFCFPGMWLSDLTKNRYEVREKKNVKKQQPKRRGLKGMENLDTDSE from the exons ATGATgag gTATCAAAGAGTAAGCCCAGATTGTCTTCCCCATACAACAAATGGAAGCAAGAAGCCTTACTTAAGACCATCACCATCAAACGACGACACAACCACCGTCATTACCACCACAACCTCAATCGCCGCCGGAAGAGGATTCAACGCCGGATCATCATCGTGCACAACAACAACCTCTTCCTTAGATGGAATCCCCAAAGGAGTCCGATTCAGATCCACctcccaacaacaacaacagcaagaaGAACATGATCCTAGTCCAAGCCGTCGCGGCGGAGATGTGCTGTTACAGTGGGGACAACGAAAACGATCGAGAGCTTCCAGAGCCGAGATCCGATCCATCACAGCTGAtgactcttcatcttcttcaggaCAAGGTAAGATTCAATCGAACAAACTCCAGAGACGATCGGTGAATCCTTCTatgccaccaccaccaccaccagctcCTCCGGTTTTCACTAGCCGGAGTACTAACCCTAGAAACGGTTTCGTCGTCGGCAAGGAATCTTTCTTCCCTTCTTCCTCCAG GAATCTAGAAGATCGATCAGCCAACGGATCACCATcaaggaacaacaacaacatgaacGGCCGTATGATGTCCAGATCGGGTGGTGGCTCAAAGCGATCTCCACCTTCACCTGACCAAATCGAGAAGAGATCAAGCCTACTTAGAGATCAGAGACAAAACGGGTTTGATCATCAACAACAGCAGCATCAGAGAGTGGTCAGATCAGAATCAACGGCTCAGGGTCATCATCATCCAGAAGTGGAGATGaatggaggagagagagagaaagcaacgCAAGAGTGGCCAAGGATCTACATTGCTTTGTCTaggaaagagaaggaagaagatttcTTGGTTATGAAAGGAACTAAGCTCCCTCATAGACCCAGGAAACGTGCTAAGAACATTGATAAAGCCCTTCAG TTTTGTTTCCCAGGGATGTGGTTATCTGATTTGACCAAGAACCGTTATGAAGTTAGGGAgaagaaaaatgtgaagaag CAGCAACCAAAACGGAGAGGATTGAAAGGCATGGAGAATTTGGACACCGACTctgaataa
- the LOC104731502 gene encoding membrane-bound transcription factor site-2 protease homolog isoform X3 — protein MEISGRRVRRFRMRFRRDHLACGDNMENEASCCYCDFKIFNFNEPIFRIGRRFSGVMKIWFSIGLGFGVASLFLVTMFLLLQFHPNPLFSNRLTSAVFGFSPSTLVSLSGIAYVFVSTVITVSVHELGHALAAASEGIQMEYIAVFIAAIFPGGLVAFDHDVLQSLPSFNALRIYCAGIWHNAVFCALCVFALFLLPLMLSPFYKHGESLTVMDVPSVSPLFGYMSPGDVIVSLDGIQVHKPSEWLELAAILDKQNSETSNASLYLGGSRRFHHGKGYCVPISLIEQGFKGKMVENQFVCPGDLTAFLPMPCSDAAHKEGSVCLDAKDIVKLNKCGDGWVTTSDTDIKSDCVCSQQCKLQACHGQKLLIEKPHHRIVLGLVEISIHHLVLARLFLSVI, from the exons ATGGAGATTTCAGGACGGCGAGTGAGAAGATTCAGGATGAGATTCCGAAGAGACCACCTCGCCTGCGGCGACAACATGGAAAACGAAGCTTCATGCTGTTACTGCGACTTCAAGATCTTTAATTTCAACGAACCTATCTTCCGTATCGGACGGCGATTCTCCGGCGTGATGAAAATCTGGTTCTCAATCGGACTCGGATTCGGCGTCGCTTCTCTTTTCCTAGTCACcatgttccttcttcttcagtttcACCCTAACCCTTTGTTCTCCAATCGTCTCACTTCCGCCGTATTCGGTTTCTCTCCTTCCACG CTTGTATCATTATCCGGCATTGCCTATGTATTCGTTTCCACTGTTATTACTGTTTCAGTTCATGAACTTGGCCATGCTCTTGCTGCTGCTAG TGAAGGAATACAGATGGAATACATTGCCGTTTTCATTGCAGCTATATTTCCAGGAGGTCTTGTAGCTTTTGATCATGATGTCTTGCAATCACTTCCAAGCTTTAACGCTCTTCGTATCTACTGTGCCGGTATTTGGCATAATGCAGTG TTCTGTGCACTATGtgtgtttgctttgtttctctTGCCTCTGATGTTGTCTCCGTTTTACAAACACGGTGAAAGCCTCACG GTTATGGATGTGCCTTCTGTGTCGCCATTGTTTGGTTACATGTCTCCTGGAGATGTTATTGTATCATTGGATGGCATACAAGTCCATAAACCTAGTGAGTGGCTAGAACTGGCAGCGATTTTGGATAAGCAAAACAGTGAAACATCGAATGCTTCTTTGTATCTTGGAGGGTCAAGGAGATTTCATCACGGGAAGGGTTACTGTGTCCCTATCTCTTTGATTGAACAAGGGTTCAAGGGGAAAATGGTTGAGAACCAATTTGTTTGTCCCGGTGATCTCACTGCATTCTTACCAATGCCATGCTCAGATGCAGCACACAAGGAGGGTTCTGTTTGTTTGGATGCGAAGGATATTGTCAAGCTTAACAAATGCGGTGACGGATGGGTGACAACATCAGACACTGATATTAAAAGTGACTGCGTGTGTTCACAG CAATGCAAACTCCAGGCGTGTCATGGACAGAAATTACTTATAGAAAAACCTCATCACAGGATTGTTCTAGGCTTGGTCGAGATTTCAATACATCATCTTGTCTTGGCACGTTTGTTTTTGTCGGTGATCTGA